Proteins from one Ipomoea triloba cultivar NCNSP0323 chromosome 1, ASM357664v1 genomic window:
- the LOC115996791 gene encoding uncharacterized protein LOC115996791, whose product MAKKRKSLAMSLDEVDRTMYSSFCSAANSLSQLYTQSMNQQKLSFQAGEREGLEKLYQWILRLQEGGSRVTTVDILNYLQSELNNYGEEQSMSPRPPFQNPHSQPMHVANSGFPVSLGSTGVPSVGQGIRPDHYDQQPKNYVFSNALSSPVRRSLQNYHIAQGDYYANEGPTANGIKHDEPNFQLHNRDSNGYNSNDASMDMHAESPVHEAPY is encoded by the exons ATGGCGAAGAAGCGGAAGTCGCTGGCGATGAGCCTGGACGAGGTGGATCGGACCATGTACTCCTCCTTCTGCAGCGCCGCTAACTCGCTTTCGCAGCTCTACACTCAATCCATGAACCAACAGAAGCTTTCCTTTCAAGCCGGTGAACGCGAAGGGCTG gaGAAGTTGTACCAGTGGATCTTGAGGCTACAAGAGGGAGGATCAAGAGTAACCACAGTTGACATTCTCAATTACCTTCAG TCAGAATTAAACAACTATGGTGAGGAGCAATCCATGTCGCCCAGGCCTCCATTCCAGAACCCACATTCACAGCCAATGCATGTTGCAAACTCTGGCTTCCCCGTGTCTTTGGGCTCAACTGGTGTTCCATCTGTTGGGCAAGGGATCCGACCTGATCATTATGATCAACAACCAAAGAATTATGTTTTCTCAAATGCTCTGTCAAGTCCTGTTCGGCGAAGCCTGCAAAACTATCACATTGCTCAGGGAGACTACTACGCAAATGAAGGTCCTACTGCAAATGGAATAAAGCACGACGAACCAAACTTCCAACTGCACAATAGGGACTCTAATGGCTATAACTCTAACGATGCCTCCATGGATATGCATGCCGAAAGTCCAGTTCATGAAGCTCCTTATTGA
- the LOC116002376 gene encoding replication protein A 70 kDa DNA-binding subunit B-like encodes MAPSYILGRNIAPMNTTSAIKLRLVRTYEIPERRGATTIKCKECVFHDQEGTVLHATIPRDLVQKYSTMLKVGDVYSITNFLVISNFYTYKTSPHKHMLKFYYKTVVTELNDHVFPRHMFRLQHLSTLKQKMDINEKELIDVIGMVVEIHSPQEKVIAGKPTRLIDFLLEDTQGTQMQCTVWDDHVSKLEPFYQSTQHDHVIILLQFCRVKVVQNTGDIKICSSYDVTKIYINHDFPEFQEFRESLNGEQTPMRSIVSMTSMSYGSAFEDFSSGQMNVLTISDIYQNREYGDFWVVAKIVGIESSGDWFYVSCKAHGCNKKLILRNDGQKYDCDKCKRTWEEGILRYRVKIRVVDLNGNAPFILWDRDCQDLLGISATDLRKRTLEGPLTVPSEIESLVGLAMVFRIAARKEQFDNLHNAFAVIKVMNDPKLVSVYCRELLEAPDKDLTSELHPQDEEISREDFEDEDVAESPSLPANPMKKVDEGECGAVKRSLLDEFSSTQSSKKTMKSIVKMEK; translated from the exons ATGGCTCCGTCATACATTCTGGGTCGCAATATTGCTCCCATGAACACCACAAGTGCTATCAAACTGAGGTTGGTACGTACCTATGAAATTCCTGAAAGAAGAGGCGCAACAACCATTAAGTGCAAAGAATGTGTTTTTCATGATCAAGAG GGGACTGTTCTGCATGCAACCATTCCGAGAGATTTGGTACAGAAATATTCTACTATGCTCAAGGTAGGTGACGTGTATTCAATAACAAATTTCTTGGTGATTAGTAACTTCTACACGTACAAGACAAGCCCACACAAACACATGTTGAAGTTCTACTACAAGACAGTTGTTACAGAGCTAAATGACCATGTTTTCCCAAGACATATGTTCCGACTGCAGCATTTGTCAACTTTGAAACAAAAAATGGATATCAATGAAAAAGAATTGATTG ATGTAATTGGAATGGTGGTAGAGATACATTCCCCACAAGAGAAGGTCATTGCTGGGAAGCCTACCAGGCTGATTGATTTTCTACTAGAGGATACACA GGGTACTCAAATGCAATGCACAGTTTGGGATGATCATGTTTCCAAACTAGAGCCATTTTACCAATCAACTCAACATGATCATGTTATAATTTTACTACAGTTTTGTAGAGTCAAGGTTGTCCAGAACA CTGGTGATATTAAGATCTGCAGCAGCTACGAtgttacaaaaatttatataaaccATGATTTTCCAGAGTTTCAAGAATTTAGAGAGAG TCTTAACGGAGAGCAGACCCCAATGCGTAGCATTGTTTCCATGACAAGTATGAGCTATGGCAGTGCATTTGAAGACTTCTCTTCTGGACAAATGAATGTTTTGACCATTTCAGATATATATCAAAATAGAGAA tatGGTGATTTTTGGGTTGTTGCTAAAATCGTTGGCATTGAGAGTTCGGGTGATTGGTTTTATGTTTCTTGCAAAGCACATGGTTGTAATAAAAAGTTGATTCTACGTAATGATGGTCAAAAGTATGACTGTGATAAATGTAAGAGGACTTGGGAAGAGGGTATTCTCAGGTACAGGGTTAAGATTAGAGTTGTTGACCTCAATGGAAATGCACCATTCATACTATGGGACAGAGACTGTCAAGATTTATTAGGTATTTCAGCAACAGATCTAAGGAAGAGGACCTTGGAG GGACCCCTTACAGTCCCCAGTGAAATAGAATCCTTAGTGGGACTTGCAATGGTTTTTAGGATTGCTGCAAGAAAGGAACAATTTGATAACCTTCACAATGCCTTTGCGGTTATTAAGGTTATGAATGACCCTAAATTAGTATCAGTTTACTGTCGAGAGCTATTGGAGGCACCGGACAAGGACCTAACATCTGAACTGCATCCACAGGATGAAGAAATTTCTAGAGAG gattttgaggatgaggATGTTGCTGAGAGTCCAAGTTTACCAGCAAATCCCATGAAGAAAGTTGATGAAGGTGAATGTGGAGCTGTTAAGAGGTCTCTGCTTGATGAGTTCTCCTCTACCCAAAGTTCTAAGAAGACAATGAAGTCAATTGTGAAGATGGAAAAATAG